In the [Clostridium] colinum genome, one interval contains:
- a CDS encoding FtsW/RodA/SpoVE family cell cycle protein, which yields MFKKKLLYFDYLLVILVFCMVIIGITAIGSANRINTLDIGFNKEFLSSEFVNQIIWFIIGIFAMLLAAFIDYRFIAKFYIPIYIVNLILLFLVLSPLGKTINGVKRWIFGIQPSEFCKIFMIIFIAKFIENNKETINELKTLFILCLLTIFPVILIKAQPSLSASLVILSILVFQIFAGNLDFKYIKIILIIFIPIILILAIDIISGKYFILGTILKDYQLERISSIVSFDLNTTDSSLYQTKNSAWAIGSGQLMGKGLFNGSMNQLNYIPYSHNDFIFAVIGEEFGFVGCCIVILLSLLIIGKCLIIANKSIDMLGTLIVVGVVGMLAFQIFVNIGVATSLLPNTGMPFPFLSAGGSSMLINMSCIGLVLNVGMTKPKNLFEK from the coding sequence ATGTTTAAAAAAAAGCTACTTTATTTTGATTATTTATTAGTTATATTGGTATTTTGTATGGTTATTATAGGTATAACTGCTATAGGTAGTGCTAATAGAATAAATACTTTAGATATTGGCTTTAATAAAGAGTTTTTATCTTCTGAATTTGTTAATCAAATTATATGGTTTATAATTGGTATTTTTGCTATGCTTTTAGCCGCTTTTATAGATTATCGATTTATAGCTAAATTTTATATACCTATATATATTGTTAATTTAATACTACTATTTTTAGTATTATCTCCTTTAGGAAAAACTATAAATGGTGTTAAAAGATGGATTTTTGGTATACAACCTTCTGAATTTTGTAAAATTTTTATGATTATTTTTATAGCTAAATTTATAGAAAACAATAAAGAAACTATAAATGAACTAAAAACTCTTTTTATACTTTGTTTATTAACAATTTTTCCTGTTATTTTAATAAAAGCTCAACCTTCATTATCTGCATCTTTAGTTATTTTATCTATTTTAGTTTTTCAAATATTTGCTGGTAATTTAGATTTTAAATATATAAAAATTATATTAATAATATTTATACCTATTATACTTATTTTAGCTATAGATATTATTAGTGGTAAATACTTTATATTAGGTACAATATTAAAAGATTATCAGTTAGAAAGAATATCTTCTATTGTATCATTTGATTTAAATACAACCGATAGTTCTTTATATCAAACTAAAAATTCTGCTTGGGCTATTGGCTCTGGTCAACTTATGGGAAAAGGACTTTTTAATGGTAGTATGAATCAATTAAATTATATCCCCTACTCTCATAATGACTTTATTTTTGCTGTTATTGGAGAAGAGTTTGGATTTGTTGGTTGTTGTATAGTTATTTTACTATCACTGCTAATAATAGGTAAATGCCTTATTATAGCTAATAAGTCTATTGATATGCTTGGAACACTTATTGTAGTTGGGGTTGTTGGTATGTTAGCCTTCCAAATATTTGTAAATATTGGTGTCGCTACTAGCTTATTACCTAATACAGGTATGCCATTTCCATTTTTAAGTGCTGGTGGTAGCTCTATGCTTATTAATATGTCTTGTATCGGTTTAGTGCTAAATGTTGGTATGACTAAACCAAAAAATTTATTTGAAAAATAA
- a CDS encoding FprA family A-type flavoprotein: protein MKGHLKVKEDIFWVGALDFDIRTFDVVMYTEYGTTYNSYVVKGSEKTALIEAAKGKFFDEHLERLKDITLPEKIDYLVVNHTEPDHTGAIERLLDVNPDMTIIGSAFAIRFLKEITNKDFNSKIVKDGDKISLGNKTLTFLSVPFLHWPDSMYTYIEEDKTLFTCDSFGCHYCDEKVFNDLIDGDFLDAYKYYFDCIMGPFKEYVQKALEKIKDLDIETICPGHGPVLRTDIEKYIDYYKEWSKNEKVDEIVVGYVSAYGYTKALAEEVAKGVEDSGIKAKLYDLETTDKNDVLSNIAVAKGLLIGTPTIADDTLPPVWDILVSLNSNVHKGLKASVFGSYGWNGNGINNVEDRLKQLKFKMPVEPLKILFNPSSEQKEQAYNFGKEFASNIK, encoded by the coding sequence ATGAAGGGACACTTAAAGGTTAAAGAGGATATTTTTTGGGTTGGAGCGTTAGATTTTGACATTAGAACGTTTGATGTTGTTATGTACACAGAATATGGTACAACTTATAATTCTTATGTAGTTAAAGGGAGTGAAAAAACAGCTCTTATAGAGGCTGCTAAAGGTAAGTTTTTTGATGAACATTTAGAAAGATTAAAAGATATAACATTACCAGAAAAAATAGATTATCTAGTTGTAAATCATACAGAACCAGACCATACAGGAGCTATAGAACGTCTTTTAGATGTAAATCCAGATATGACAATAATAGGTTCGGCTTTTGCTATTAGATTTTTAAAAGAAATAACTAATAAAGATTTTAATAGTAAAATTGTAAAAGATGGTGATAAAATAAGCCTTGGTAATAAAACTTTAACATTTTTAAGTGTACCTTTTTTACATTGGCCAGATTCTATGTATACTTATATTGAAGAAGATAAAACTTTATTTACTTGTGATTCTTTTGGATGTCATTATTGTGATGAAAAAGTATTTAATGATTTAATAGATGGAGACTTTTTAGATGCTTATAAATATTATTTTGATTGTATAATGGGTCCATTTAAAGAATATGTGCAAAAAGCATTAGAAAAAATTAAAGATTTAGATATAGAAACAATTTGTCCAGGACATGGACCAGTTCTTAGAACAGATATAGAAAAATACATAGATTATTATAAAGAATGGTCTAAAAATGAAAAGGTAGATGAAATTGTAGTAGGTTATGTATCGGCTTATGGATATACAAAAGCATTAGCAGAAGAAGTTGCTAAAGGTGTTGAAGATAGCGGTATTAAAGCTAAGCTTTATGATTTAGAAACAACAGATAAAAATGATGTTTTATCTAATATTGCTGTTGCTAAAGGGCTTTTAATAGGTACACCTACTATTGCTGATGATACATTACCACCAGTTTGGGATATATTAGTTTCTCTTAATTCTAATGTGCATAAAGGCTTAAAGGCAAGTGTTTTTGGGTCTTATGGTTGGAATGGTAATGGTATAAATAACGTTGAAGATAGACTTAAACAACTTAAGTTTAAAATGCCAGTTGAACCATTAAAAATTTTATTTAATCCATCTTCAGAACAAAAAGAGCAAGCATATAACTTTGGTAAAGAATTTGCTAGTAATATAAAATAA
- the minE gene encoding cell division topological specificity factor MinE has translation MFNNIFGKKASSKDVAKDRLKLVLIHDRANCSTQVLEMLKTDIIRVISNYMEIDEEELDIQITKTETDDKENSVPMLYANIPIKSMHKNQG, from the coding sequence ATATTTAATAACATATTTGGCAAAAAGGCTTCATCTAAAGATGTTGCTAAAGACAGATTAAAGCTAGTTTTAATTCACGATAGAGCAAATTGTTCAACTCAAGTTTTAGAAATGTTAAAAACAGATATTATTCGTGTTATATCTAATTATATGGAAATAGATGAAGAAGAATTAGATATACAAATAACAAAAACAGAAACGGACGACAAAGAAAATAGTGTTCCTATGCTTTATGCAAATATACCTATTAAAAGTATGCACAAAAATCAAGGATAA
- the minD gene encoding septum site-determining protein MinD, producing MSEVIVITSGKGGVGKTTTSANLGTGLALAGKKVAMIDADIGLRNLDVIMGLENRIVYDLIDVVEGNCRLKQALIKDKRYDNLFLLPAAQTRDKDAVSPEQMQKLCDTLKEEFDYIIIDCPAGIEQGFKNAIAGADKAIVVTTPEVSAVRDADRIIGLLEANELTNPMLILNRIRVDMVKKGDMMAMEDVTEILAIDILGIVPDDESIVISANKGEPAVTDNSSKAGQAYRNIAQRIMGNEVPLMELSTNTSLLDKFKNLFNKKAQ from the coding sequence ATGAGTGAAGTTATAGTTATTACATCTGGTAAAGGTGGCGTTGGTAAAACAACAACGTCTGCAAATTTAGGGACTGGTCTTGCTCTTGCTGGCAAAAAAGTTGCTATGATAGATGCTGATATTGGCCTTCGTAACTTAGACGTTATAATGGGGTTAGAAAATAGAATTGTATATGACCTTATAGATGTTGTAGAAGGTAATTGTAGATTAAAACAAGCTCTTATTAAAGATAAACGATATGATAATCTTTTCTTATTACCTGCTGCTCAAACAAGAGATAAAGATGCTGTTAGTCCAGAACAAATGCAAAAATTATGTGATACATTAAAAGAAGAGTTTGACTATATTATTATAGATTGCCCTGCCGGTATAGAACAAGGCTTTAAAAACGCTATTGCCGGTGCTGATAAAGCAATTGTTGTTACAACACCTGAAGTATCTGCTGTTCGTGATGCAGATAGAATAATAGGTCTTTTAGAAGCTAATGAATTAACTAATCCTATGCTTATATTAAACCGTATTAGAGTGGATATGGTTAAAAAAGGTGATATGATGGCTATGGAAGATGTAACAGAAATATTAGCAATTGATATATTAGGTATTGTACCTGATGACGAAAGCATTGTTATATCTGCAAATAAAGGTGAACCAGCTGTTACAGATAATTCATCTAAAGCTGGACAAGCTTATAGAAATATTGCTCAAAGAATTATGGGCAATGAAGTTCCTCTTATGGAATTATCTACTAATACTTCTTTATTAGATAAATTTAAAAATTTATTTAATAAAAAAGCTCAATAG
- a CDS encoding cytidylate kinase-like family protein, translated as MSKKIIVTICREFCSGGKEVGTKLAKKLNCECYDKKLISLSAKKSGFAETIFEDMDEKPTNSFLYSIAMGTPATTGLFFQNNDFLTNDKLFGIQSEVIRNIAKTNSAVIVGRCSDYILRNEENLVKVFLRADIDFRIKRLLESRNYLDPKHAENLIYKTDKKRAHYYSYYTGKEWDSTSNYDLVINTSKIGIDNSVETILNYINNM; from the coding sequence ATGAGCAAAAAAATAATTGTAACAATCTGCCGAGAATTTTGTAGTGGTGGTAAAGAAGTTGGTACTAAATTAGCTAAAAAACTTAATTGTGAATGTTATGACAAAAAGCTAATATCTTTATCTGCCAAAAAAAGTGGATTTGCCGAAACAATTTTTGAAGATATGGATGAAAAACCTACTAATAGCTTTTTATATTCTATAGCTATGGGTACACCTGCTACAACTGGTTTATTTTTTCAAAACAATGACTTTTTAACTAATGATAAACTTTTTGGTATACAATCTGAAGTTATAAGAAATATTGCAAAAACTAACTCTGCTGTTATAGTTGGTAGATGCTCTGATTATATCCTTAGAAATGAAGAAAATCTTGTAAAAGTCTTTCTTAGAGCCGACATAGATTTTAGAATTAAACGCTTATTAGAGTCTAGAAATTACTTAGACCCTAAACACGCTGAAAATTTAATATATAAAACAGATAAAAAAAGGGCTCATTATTATAGCTATTATACTGGTAAAGAATGGGATAGTACTTCAAATTATGACTTAGTTATAAATACTAGTAAAATTGGTATAGATAATTCTGTAGAAACAATATTAAATTATATTAATAATATGTAA
- a CDS encoding pseudouridine synthase has translation MVRLQKFLADCGICSRRKAEEHILLGDVKVNGKIISELGTKIDENKDKVYFKDKLIKLEQKKVYIMLNKPEGCVTTVKEQFDRKIVFDYINIKERVVPVGRLDYDTSGLLILTNDGDLTYKLTHPKHNVKKIYIAKVYGVPSKEKLEKFKTGVIIDGYKTAPADIKILEKNDKYSILKIIITEGKNRQVRKMCEAIGHKVVSLKRIAIEKISIGNLKIGEYRYLTKDEISYLKKICEKINN, from the coding sequence TTGGTTAGATTGCAAAAATTTTTAGCAGACTGTGGTATATGCTCTAGAAGAAAGGCAGAAGAACATATACTATTAGGTGATGTAAAGGTAAATGGTAAAATAATTAGTGAGCTTGGAACAAAAATAGATGAAAATAAAGATAAGGTTTATTTTAAAGACAAGCTTATAAAATTAGAACAAAAAAAGGTTTATATTATGCTAAATAAACCAGAAGGTTGTGTTACTACTGTTAAAGAACAATTTGATAGAAAAATAGTTTTTGATTATATAAATATAAAAGAGCGTGTTGTACCAGTTGGTAGGCTAGATTACGATACATCAGGTCTTTTAATATTAACAAATGATGGAGATTTAACATATAAGCTAACTCACCCTAAGCATAATGTAAAAAAAATATATATTGCTAAAGTATATGGAGTTCCTAGTAAAGAAAAATTAGAAAAATTTAAAACAGGTGTTATTATAGATGGATATAAAACAGCACCAGCTGACATTAAAATATTAGAAAAAAATGATAAATATTCCATATTAAAAATAATTATAACAGAAGGTAAAAATAGACAAGTTAGAAAAATGTGTGAAGCTATTGGTCATAAAGTAGTTAGTCTAAAAAGAATAGCAATAGAAAAAATATCTATAGGAAATTTAAAAATAGGAGAATATAGATATTTAACAAAAGACGAAATAAGCTATCTTAAAAAAATTTGTGAAAAAATCAATAACTAA
- a CDS encoding DUF1294 domain-containing protein: MERTYETIIYLISIYYILINLTLFSLMFIDKRKAIKHKWRIKESTLLLFFILGGVFGGLFSMKLFHHKTKKKKFYFISIVSIILHLFIIFKIIFYYYTYMF; encoded by the coding sequence TTGGAGAGAACTTATGAAACAATAATATATCTTATTTCTATATATTATATACTAATAAATTTAACTTTATTTAGCCTTATGTTTATTGATAAACGAAAAGCTATTAAACATAAATGGCGTATAAAAGAATCAACATTATTATTATTTTTTATATTAGGTGGAGTTTTTGGTGGTTTATTTTCAATGAAATTATTTCATCATAAAACTAAAAAGAAAAAATTTTATTTTATAAGTATAGTATCTATTATATTGCATTTATTCATAATTTTTAAAATAATATTTTATTACTATACTTATATGTTTTAA
- the minC gene encoding septum site-determining protein MinC produces the protein MNKNIVIFKGIQNGILIMLDNQVSFNDIEKSLLEKMKNAKSFFKDANISITFKGRDLSEDEEAILLNIISKESGLDISFVNNIENTSREDTQVSSLEENISNNTIIQNYISNNQNSLTHFHNGSLRNGQKIDFAGSVVVIGDVNPGGQVVAEGNVIILGKLKGIVHAGCKGDKNCFISALHMMPNQLIIGDCLAYFPNDIKRDIVPEYAYVEDNQIFVKQLIK, from the coding sequence TTGAATAAAAATATAGTTATTTTTAAAGGTATTCAAAATGGTATTTTAATTATGCTTGATAACCAAGTGTCATTTAATGATATAGAAAAATCTCTTTTAGAAAAAATGAAAAATGCAAAATCTTTTTTTAAAGATGCAAATATATCTATAACATTTAAAGGTAGAGATTTATCTGAAGATGAAGAAGCTATCCTTTTAAATATTATATCAAAAGAGTCTGGATTAGATATTTCTTTTGTAAATAATATAGAAAATACTTCTAGAGAAGATACACAAGTCTCTTCTCTAGAAGAAAATATTTCTAACAATACAATAATACAAAATTATATATCAAATAATCAAAATTCTTTAACACACTTTCATAATGGTTCTTTACGTAATGGTCAAAAAATAGATTTTGCTGGTAGTGTTGTTGTTATTGGTGATGTTAATCCTGGTGGTCAAGTGGTAGCCGAAGGTAATGTTATTATTCTTGGTAAATTAAAAGGTATTGTGCATGCTGGTTGTAAAGGTGATAAAAACTGTTTTATATCTGCTTTACATATGATGCCTAATCAACTTATTATTGGTGATTGTCTTGCATATTTTCCAAATGATATAAAAAGAGATATTGTTCCAGAATATGCCTATGTAGAAGATAACCAAATTTTTGTAAAACAATTAATTAAATAA
- the hemW gene encoding radical SAM family heme chaperone HemW, whose product MKDLSIYIHIPFCKEKCFYCDFLSFKGKEDYFYQYKIALLKEIEEFAILNKDKYIIKTIFIGGGTPSILPIGYIGDIANKIYTLFKVDKNIEFTIEANPGTLSYEKIKHFKDSNVNRISVGLQAYQNKLLKKIGRIHTIEQFLQNYENIRKVGLNNINVDLMFSLPTQTEEDFTETLNNIAKLSPEHISTYSLILEEGTKFYSMYEKGQFEIFSEELDRKLYYNAINILQKNGYNLYEISNFCKPNKECKHNIIYWTRKEYIGFGLGASSLIDEKRIINTNNFNDYINFKNNKEIEILKDKDMYSEFIFLGLRMTQGIKKSEFYKQFNISIESVYKNEIEKFIKNGLLIEEEDCLRLSKKGIDLSNVVFSEFI is encoded by the coding sequence ATGAAAGATTTAAGTATATATATACACATACCATTTTGCAAAGAAAAATGTTTTTATTGTGATTTTTTATCTTTTAAAGGTAAAGAAGATTATTTTTATCAATATAAAATAGCTCTTTTAAAAGAAATAGAAGAATTTGCTATATTAAATAAAGACAAGTATATTATAAAAACTATATTTATAGGTGGTGGCACACCTTCTATATTGCCTATAGGATATATAGGCGATATAGCTAATAAAATATATACATTGTTTAAGGTCGATAAAAATATAGAATTTACAATAGAAGCAAACCCTGGTACATTATCTTATGAAAAAATTAAACATTTTAAAGATAGTAATGTAAATAGAATAAGTGTAGGTTTACAAGCATACCAAAATAAATTGTTAAAAAAAATAGGTAGAATACATACAATAGAACAATTTTTACAAAATTATGAAAATATAAGAAAAGTAGGGCTTAACAATATTAATGTAGATTTAATGTTTTCTTTACCAACACAAACAGAAGAAGACTTTACAGAAACATTAAATAATATTGCAAAGCTATCACCAGAACATATATCTACATATAGCCTTATTTTAGAAGAAGGCACTAAATTTTATAGTATGTATGAAAAAGGGCAATTTGAGATATTTAGTGAAGAATTAGATAGAAAATTATATTATAATGCTATAAATATTTTACAAAAAAATGGATATAATTTATATGAAATATCTAATTTTTGTAAACCTAACAAAGAGTGTAAACATAATATAATTTATTGGACTAGAAAAGAATATATAGGATTTGGGCTAGGAGCAAGTTCTCTAATAGATGAAAAAAGAATAATTAATACAAATAATTTTAATGATTATATAAATTTTAAAAACAACAAAGAAATAGAAATTTTAAAAGATAAAGATATGTATAGTGAATTTATCTTTTTAGGGCTTAGAATGACACAAGGTATAAAAAAATCTGAGTTTTATAAACAATTTAATATTAGTATAGAGAGTGTTTATAAAAATGAAATAGAAAAATTTATAAAAAATGGACTATTGATAGAAGAAGAAGATTGTTTAAGGTTATCTAAAAAAGGTATTGACCTTTCAAATGTTGTTTTTTCTGAATTTATATAA
- the lepA gene encoding translation elongation factor 4: protein MALNRQEKIRNFSIIAHIDHGKSTLADRLIQKSGLLTEREMQAQVLDNMDLERERGITIKAQAVRLIYKANDGEEYTLNLIDTPGHVDFNYEVSRSLAACDGAILVVDAAQGVEAQTLANVYLAIDNNLEVLPVINKIDLPSACPERVIKEIEDIIGIEAEDAPLISAKADINIEQVFEKIISNVPAPKGDENAPLKALIFDSFYDAYKGVIVFMRIFDGTVKKGTKVRFMATEKEFEVVEVGVFGPGRFIPTEELKAGEVGYLTASIKNVRDTRIGDTITDANNPVKESLPGYKKVNPMVYCGIFPADGSKYQDLRDALEKLQLNDASLQFEAETSIALGFGFRCGFLGLLHLEIIQERLEREYNLDLVTTAPSVIYKIYLTNGECLNISNPSDFPDVTTIIKMEEPVVKAEIMLPSEYIGSIMELCQQRRGEYIGMEYIEETRAVLTYHIPLNEIIYDFFDVLKSRSRGYASFDYEIIGYFESKLVKLDMLVNREVVDALSFIVHESSAQERGRKMAEKLKKEIPRHLFEIPIQAAIGNKIIARETISAMRKDVLAKCYGGDISRKRKLLEKQKEGKKRMRQIGSVEVPQAAFMSVLKLEEE, encoded by the coding sequence ATGGCTTTAAATAGACAAGAAAAAATAAGAAACTTTAGTATAATAGCCCATATAGACCATGGTAAGTCTACTCTTGCCGATAGACTTATTCAAAAATCGGGGCTTTTAACAGAGAGAGAGATGCAAGCTCAAGTTTTAGATAATATGGATTTAGAGCGAGAAAGAGGTATTACTATAAAAGCTCAAGCAGTTAGGCTTATATATAAGGCTAATGACGGAGAAGAATATACATTAAATCTTATAGATACACCAGGACACGTAGACTTTAATTATGAAGTGTCTAGAAGCCTTGCAGCTTGTGATGGAGCTATACTTGTTGTAGATGCGGCACAAGGTGTAGAAGCACAAACATTAGCTAATGTTTATCTTGCTATTGATAATAATTTAGAGGTTTTGCCTGTTATAAATAAAATAGATTTACCTAGTGCTTGTCCAGAAAGAGTTATAAAAGAAATAGAAGATATTATAGGGATAGAGGCAGAAGATGCTCCTTTAATATCAGCTAAAGCAGATATTAACATAGAACAAGTTTTTGAAAAAATTATATCTAATGTGCCTGCACCAAAAGGTGATGAAAATGCACCTTTAAAAGCACTTATATTTGATAGTTTTTATGATGCTTATAAAGGTGTTATAGTATTTATGCGCATATTTGATGGTACGGTAAAAAAAGGTACAAAAGTTAGGTTTATGGCTACAGAAAAAGAATTTGAAGTAGTAGAAGTTGGAGTATTTGGCCCAGGTAGATTTATACCAACAGAAGAGCTTAAAGCCGGTGAAGTAGGGTATTTAACAGCTAGTATAAAAAATGTTAGAGATACTCGTATAGGTGATACTATAACAGATGCTAATAATCCAGTTAAAGAAAGTTTACCAGGATATAAAAAAGTAAATCCTATGGTCTATTGTGGAATTTTCCCAGCAGATGGGTCAAAATATCAAGACCTTAGAGATGCATTAGAAAAATTACAATTAAATGATGCCTCTTTACAGTTTGAGGCAGAAACTTCTATTGCTTTAGGATTTGGATTTAGATGTGGATTTTTAGGTTTGTTACACTTAGAGATTATACAAGAAAGGCTTGAAAGAGAATATAACTTAGACCTTGTTACAACTGCACCTAGCGTTATATATAAAATATATTTAACAAATGGTGAATGTTTAAATATATCTAATCCTAGTGATTTTCCAGATGTTACAACTATAATAAAAATGGAAGAGCCAGTAGTTAAAGCAGAGATTATGCTTCCTAGCGAATATATAGGTTCTATAATGGAACTTTGTCAACAAAGAAGAGGCGAATATATAGGTATGGAGTATATAGAAGAAACAAGAGCTGTTTTAACATATCATATACCTCTTAATGAAATTATTTATGACTTTTTTGATGTTTTAAAATCTCGTTCAAGAGGATATGCATCTTTTGATTATGAAATAATAGGATATTTCGAATCTAAACTTGTTAAATTAGACATGCTTGTTAATAGAGAAGTTGTAGATGCGTTAAGCTTTATTGTACATGAATCTTCAGCACAAGAAAGAGGAAGAAAAATGGCAGAAAAGCTTAAAAAAGAAATACCAAGACATTTGTTTGAAATACCTATTCAAGCAGCTATTGGTAATAAAATTATAGCTAGAGAAACTATTAGTGCTATGAGAAAAGATGTATTAGCAAAATGTTATGGTGGAGATATTAGCCGTAAAAGAAAACTTCTTGAAAAACAAAAAGAAGGTAAAAAGAGAATGCGACAAATTGGTAGTGTAGAAGTGCCACAAGCAGCATTTATGAGTGTATTAAAGCTAGAAGAAGAATAA
- a CDS encoding methylglyoxal synthase — protein sequence MNIALVAHDNKKILMENLCIAYRHILNKHTLFATGSTGTLIEETANLNINKYLAGHLGGEQQLGSQIINNDIDLLIFLRDPSYAKDYENDINSIMRLCDKHNIPLASNLATAEALLLALDRGDLDWRELMKQ from the coding sequence ATGAATATTGCATTAGTTGCACACGATAACAAAAAAATTCTTATGGAAAATCTATGTATTGCTTATAGACATATTTTAAATAAACATACTTTATTTGCTACTGGTTCTACTGGTACTTTAATAGAAGAAACAGCTAATTTAAATATAAATAAATATTTAGCAGGACATTTAGGCGGTGAACAACAATTAGGCTCTCAAATTATAAATAATGATATTGATTTACTCATCTTTTTAAGAGACCCTTCTTATGCTAAAGACTATGAAAATGATATTAATAGTATAATGAGGCTTTGTGATAAACACAACATACCTTTAGCTAGTAATTTAGCTACTGCAGAAGCTCTTCTTTTAGCTCTTGATAGAGGTGATTTAGATTGGAGAGAACTTATGAAACAATAA